One window from the genome of Cryptomeria japonica chromosome 6, Sugi_1.0, whole genome shotgun sequence encodes:
- the LOC131876722 gene encoding uncharacterized protein LOC131876722 — translation MRQKIDTTGLGYSSFEKGESSKTKDTSPKDKLVSESMKSEENEYENEAQPSDEKEKKKKDDQAVSVLTNTRVTRSTQSKKELEPKVYAKKPTATKKRGKHLILPEEPEETESKENKNLLKETGRKSKPVGEIPKQNIPIDIASFKPMSHFERTMKILKRKQLDDIKDYFDSFDDIQKQEVVQELIIDQDQEIIDKNFVQYFPELSLEELLEMLSKHKGQFHTRARRLSLFEGKIQVVEDDTHQTAKDILRMNEQLKNCHNKLGQTKTGAPLELETEEILLPNEIYTNKDKNDTKSPPIIFFVDDTKDNQGIINTIGTNNEPDKEKEQEPRKGTEEVKEVEKEKDQEKDKELVKTSKEQGNQETNNGHKTSNEDQKQDAIEPSSPKNIVIPDDADELMKLLLEIQAKAKKMKIKKEEVLQTTIDVLSNLLPDVDISGISNPIKQLDILCTSITDQVNTLEETTQVNVEKEYRKKKSAELIKCIDTDRASLVHNKDEISIAMTGGHKILSKALQRSFMHTDAILPTPEMGTLDIMEELAFQLRTQLEITATLLET, via the exons ATGAGACAGAAAATTGACACCACTGGATTGGGATATTcatcatttgagaaaggtgaatcttctaaaACAAAGGATACTTCACCAAAAGACAAATTGGTATCTGAAAGCATGAAATCAG aagaaaatgagtatgagaatgag GCACAGCCCagtgatgagaaggagaaaaagaagaaagatgatcaagcagTTTCAGTGTTAACCAATACAAGGGTAACAAGGAGCACTCAATCCAAGAAGGAACTGGAACCAAAAGTGTATGCAAAGAAGCCGACTGCCACCAAGAAGAGAGGAAAACATCTTATCTTACCAGAAGAACCTGAGGAAACAGAGTCCAAGGAAAATAAGAATTTGCTGAAGGAAACTGGTAGGAAATCTAAACCAGTAGGGGAAATCCCTAAACAAAATATTCCTATTGATATTGCATCTTTCAAGCCTatgagtcattttgagaggactatgaaaattttaaaaagaaagCAATTAGATGATATAAAggattattttgattcttttgatgataTTCAAAAACAAGAAGTGGTACAAGAG ttgatcatagatcaagatcaagagattATAGACAAAAATTTTGTTCAATACTTTCCTGAATTGTCTCTTgaagagttattagaaatgctttcTAAACACAAGGGACAATTTCATACAAGAGCAAGGAGACTTAGCCTATTTGAAGGAAAAATTCAGGTAGTAGAAGATGATACTCATCAAACTGCCAAAGATATTCTGAGAATGAATGAACAATTAAAGAATTGTCACAATAAACTTGGTCAGACTAAAACCGGAGCTCCACTGGAGCTGGAAACTGAAGAAATTCTTTTACCAAATGAAATCTACACTAACAAGGATAAAAATGACACTAAATCACCACCAATcatattctttgttgatgatactaaAGATAATCAGGGTATTATTAATACAATTGGTACCAATAATGAGCCGGATAAGGAAAAAGAACAGGAACCGAGAAAGGGAACAGAGGAAGTAAAGgaagtggaaaaagagaaagacCAAGAAAAGGATAAGGAACTAGTAAAGACATCTAAAGAACAGGGAAATCAAGAGACAAATAACGGACATAAAACCAGTAATGAGGATCAAAAGCAAGATGCAATTGAACCTAGTTCACCTAAAAACATTGTCAtacctgatgatgcagatgagCTGATGAAGTTGTTATTGGAAATTCAGgctaaagcaaagaaaatgaaaatcaagaagGAGGAGGTTCTCCAGACCACAATAGATGTATTGTCAAATCTCCTACCGGATGTTGACATTTCAGGTATTTCAAACCCAATAAAGCAACTTGATATTCTATGTACATCTATTACTGATCAAGTCAACACTTTGGAGGAAACAACACAGGTGAATGTTGAGAAAGAATATAGGAAGAAGAAATCAGCAGAGTTGATCAAGTGTATTGACACCGACCGGGCGAGTCTTGTACATAACAAAGATGAAATCTCTATTGCCATGACTGGAGGCCACAAGATTTTGAGCAAA GCACTGCAAAGGAGCTTTATGCATACTGATGCAATACTACCCACACCGGAGATGGGCACTCTGGACATAATGGAGGAACTGGCGTTTCAGTTAAGGACTCAACTGGAGATTACTGCCACGTTATTGGAGACATGA